The following are from one region of the Hymenobacter sp. YIM 151858-1 genome:
- a CDS encoding alpha/beta fold hydrolase: MSYLKVGQDAQGNPVNIFYQDWGQGDPVVLIHGWPADHQMWEHQAHALPHYGKRVIAYDRRGFGKSDKPWDGYDYDTLASDLNALLEGLNLQNVTLVGFSMGGGEVARYMSRYGGARVSKVVLVASVLPYLLKTDDNPDGVDKATFDDIVDNLRKDRPAFLQTFGKQFYGVGVVSHPVSQATLDWMQMICLQATPHATEACAHAWAETDFRQDVLAIRVPTLIIHGTSDKTVPIKSSSDQLAKLLPSATYIRYDGEPHGLFATADGKDRLTKDLLEFTGASGSPVSDDSRYTTAHQPLGSR; this comes from the coding sequence ATGAGCTACCTCAAAGTAGGGCAAGATGCCCAAGGCAACCCCGTTAATATCTTCTACCAGGATTGGGGCCAGGGCGACCCCGTGGTGCTGATTCATGGCTGGCCTGCCGACCACCAAATGTGGGAGCACCAGGCCCACGCGTTGCCGCACTACGGCAAGCGGGTAATTGCCTACGACCGCCGCGGCTTCGGCAAATCGGACAAGCCCTGGGACGGCTACGATTACGACACGCTGGCCAGCGACCTTAACGCGCTGCTGGAGGGCCTGAACCTGCAGAACGTAACGCTGGTAGGCTTTTCGATGGGCGGTGGCGAAGTGGCCCGCTACATGAGCCGCTACGGCGGGGCCCGCGTAAGCAAAGTGGTGCTGGTGGCCAGCGTGTTGCCTTACCTGCTGAAAACCGACGACAACCCCGATGGCGTCGACAAAGCGACGTTCGACGACATCGTGGATAACCTGCGCAAAGACCGCCCCGCGTTTCTGCAAACCTTCGGCAAGCAGTTTTACGGCGTGGGCGTGGTAAGCCACCCCGTAAGCCAGGCCACCCTCGATTGGATGCAGATGATTTGCCTGCAGGCTACGCCGCACGCCACCGAAGCCTGCGCCCACGCCTGGGCCGAAACCGACTTCCGCCAGGATGTGCTGGCCATTCGGGTGCCCACGCTGATCATCCACGGCACCAGCGACAAAACCGTGCCCATCAAGTCCAGCTCCGATCAGCTGGCCAAGCTGCTGCCCAGCGCCACCTACATCCGCTACGATGGCGAGCCGCACGGCCTGTTTGCCACCGCCGATGGCAAAGACCGCCTTACCAAAGACCTGCTCGAATTCACGGGCGCCTCCGGCTCGCCCGTAAGCGACGACAGCCGCTACACCACGGCGCACCAGCCACTCGGCAGCCGTTAA